One window of Vicia villosa cultivar HV-30 ecotype Madison, WI unplaced genomic scaffold, Vvil1.0 ctg.000458F_1_1, whole genome shotgun sequence genomic DNA carries:
- the LOC131628503 gene encoding uncharacterized protein LOC131628503, with product MEEKETINDYVTRITRLVNQIKSCGETILEQNVVSKILCSLMSRFDNIVVAIEESKDLASLSKDELQSSLEAHEQRMDERGSNKAKVEIALQARFNEKSKGSKGKWNSKGNQGGGDSQNSKGQKGESSNSNGYGDRSNAKGGKLRDMSKIQCWKCKKLGHFQAKCGAKQWESKRGEAKVARQEVDDKATLLMMITDEFGGMTEVLDSSCKSRDSSCSSAENAADLGSEQNVMILVRDETQGSEEWYLDSGCSTHMKGRKDWFVQINQVAKNKVKFADDSTLMVEGVSDVLIEKKNGGHSMIKDVLYIPGIRCNLLSVGQLLEKGYNIRLEDKILRVADASGVLILKAPMATNRTFKVELKVLEHMCLTTTSSREEWLWHYRLGHLNFCDLKALQQEGMVTGMPHINIPAELCVECVRESNTKGVLERM from the coding sequence atggaagagaaggaaacgATCAACGATTATGTGACCCGTATTACGCGTTtggtgaatcaaatcaaatcGTGTGGGGAAACTATTTTAGAGCAGAATGTTGTGTCAAAAATCTTATGTTCTTTAATGTCAAGATTCGACAACATTGTAgtggctattgaagagtcgaaGGATCTTGCGTCATTGAGCAAGGATGAGCTTCAAAGTTCCTTAGAagcacatgaacaaagaatggacgaGAGAGGAAGCAATAAGGCAAAGGTGGAGATAGCTTTGCAAGCTCGTTTCAATGAAAAGAGTAAAGGTTCGAAAGGGAAATGGAATTCGAAAGGGAATCAAGGTGGTGGTGATTCTCaaaattcgaagggacaaaagGGTGAGAGTAGCAACTCAAATGGTTATGGTGATCGGAGCAACGCGAAAGGTGGAAAACTGAGAGACATGAGCAAAATACAATGCTGGAAATGTAAGAAACTTGGGCATTTCCAAGCAAAGTGTGGTGCTAAACAGTGGGAATCTAAAAGGGGTGAAGCCAAGGTTGCGAGGCAAGAGGTGGATGATAAAGCCACACTCTTGATGATGATTACCGATGAGTTTGGTGGCATGACAGAGGTGCTGGACAGCAGCTGCAAGTCACGAGACAGCAGCTGCAGTAGTGCAGAAAACGCGGCAGATTTGGGCtcggaacaaaatgtgatgatttTGGTTCGAGATGAAACCCAGGGCAGTGAGGAGTGGTACTTAGACTCTGGTTGTTCAACGCATATGAAGGggagaaaagattggtttgtgcAAATCAATCAAGTGGCAAAAAATAAAGTGAAGTTTGCGGACGATTCCACTCTCATGGTCGAAGGTGTCAGTGATGTGTTGATCGAGAAAAAGAATGGTGGACATTCTATGATCAAGGATGTGCTATATATTCCAGGTATTAGGTGTAACCTTTTGAGTGTTGGACAATTGCTTGAGAAAGGTTACAATATACGTTTGGAAGATAAGATCTTGCGAGTTGCCGATGCTAGTGGTGTGTTGATCCTAAAGGCTCCTATGGCTACCAATAGGACTTTCAAGGTTGAGCTGAAAGTATTGGAGCATATGTGTTTAACTACAACTTCAAGTAGAGAGGAGTGGTTATGGCACTATCGTCTCGGTCACTTGAATTTTTGTGATCTCAAAGCGTTGCAACAAGAAGGTATGGTTACCGGGATGCCACACATCAATATTCCAGCTGAGTTGTGTGTGGAATGTGTAAGGGAAAGCAACACAAAGGGAGTTTTAGAAAGGATGTAG